In Panacibacter ginsenosidivorans, the following proteins share a genomic window:
- the ispG gene encoding (E)-4-hydroxy-3-methylbut-2-enyl-diphosphate synthase — protein sequence MQLYCNSLTQISRLKTREVKIGDLLVGNFHPIRLQTMTTTDTMDTIGTVEQSIRCIEAGAELVRITAPSKKEAENLLNIKNELRKRGYNTPLVADIHFTPNAAEIAARIVEKVRVNPGNYVDKKKFEQIEYTDAEYAEEIDRIRERFTPLVTICKEYGTAMRIGTNHGSLSDRIMSRYGDTANGMVESAMEFLRIARAEAYHNIVLSMKSSNPQVMVQAYRLLVQQMDAEFGECYPLHLGVTEAGDGEDGRVKSAAGIGTLLEDGIGDTVRVSLTEDPEFEIPVCKDLVKRYQVNSQQSTAISIPVTDKMPYSAFEYKRRETFAVDNIGAHHVPVVIADLSKIENITPQHLESVGYKYDEATDKWNISDAAADYIFTGHNLLDFELPGTLKVIVYPAAYNLATDKTTYFPIFDGGGFLHGKWKSDRLNFVMLDCFNDETPLNDFTYLTELANNPSVVLCLSSTNAHAMPAVRRMFIELMNREIKNPVVIICDSNWQTADEHLIHYATECGALLLDGLGDGVCLGMNQHAYQTFTDENNSLTGRRYSSPTGGGREGAEQFINNTAFSILQATRTRISKTEYISCPSCGRTLFDLQETTSLIRSRTNHLKGVKIAIMGCIVNGPGEMADADFGYVGSGVGKITLYRGKEIVKRNVDSAIAVDELINLLKENEAWIEPA from the coding sequence ATGCAGTTGTATTGTAATTCGCTAACACAGATAAGCAGGCTAAAAACAAGGGAAGTAAAGATCGGCGATCTGCTGGTCGGCAATTTCCATCCTATACGTTTACAAACGATGACGACAACAGATACCATGGATACGATTGGTACGGTGGAACAAAGCATCCGTTGTATTGAGGCTGGTGCAGAACTGGTACGCATTACAGCACCCAGTAAAAAAGAAGCAGAGAATTTATTGAATATAAAAAATGAATTACGCAAACGTGGTTATAACACACCACTTGTTGCTGATATTCATTTTACACCAAACGCCGCAGAAATTGCTGCACGCATTGTGGAGAAAGTAAGGGTTAACCCAGGCAATTATGTTGACAAGAAAAAATTTGAGCAGATAGAATATACGGATGCAGAATATGCAGAAGAAATAGACAGAATAAGAGAACGTTTTACACCACTTGTAACTATCTGCAAAGAATATGGAACTGCCATGCGCATTGGCACCAATCACGGGTCTTTAAGCGACAGGATCATGAGCCGTTATGGAGATACAGCGAACGGCATGGTAGAGAGTGCCATGGAATTCTTACGTATTGCACGTGCAGAGGCTTACCACAATATTGTGCTTAGTATGAAATCCAGCAATCCGCAGGTGATGGTGCAAGCCTACCGCTTACTGGTGCAACAGATGGATGCAGAATTTGGCGAATGTTACCCTTTGCATCTTGGCGTTACAGAAGCCGGTGACGGGGAAGATGGCCGTGTAAAAAGCGCAGCAGGTATTGGAACATTATTGGAAGATGGTATTGGTGATACTGTTCGAGTGTCGCTTACAGAAGATCCTGAATTTGAAATTCCTGTTTGTAAAGATTTAGTAAAACGTTACCAGGTAAATAGTCAACAATCAACAGCTATAAGCATTCCTGTAACCGACAAAATGCCTTACTCAGCTTTTGAATATAAAAGAAGAGAAACTTTTGCTGTAGACAATATTGGAGCTCATCATGTGCCGGTTGTAATTGCAGACCTAAGTAAAATAGAAAATATAACACCACAACATTTAGAAAGTGTAGGCTACAAATATGATGAAGCAACAGACAAATGGAACATCAGCGATGCAGCGGCAGATTATATTTTTACCGGCCATAATTTGCTGGATTTTGAATTGCCCGGCACGCTTAAAGTGATTGTATATCCTGCTGCTTATAACCTTGCCACAGATAAAACAACATACTTTCCCATATTTGATGGTGGCGGATTTTTACATGGCAAATGGAAAAGTGATCGCCTGAATTTTGTGATGCTTGATTGCTTTAATGATGAAACGCCTTTGAATGATTTTACTTATTTAACAGAGCTCGCAAACAATCCTTCTGTAGTGCTGTGTTTAAGTAGTACCAATGCACATGCCATGCCTGCCGTTCGAAGAATGTTTATTGAACTGATGAATCGTGAAATAAAAAATCCTGTTGTAATTATTTGTGACAGCAACTGGCAAACTGCTGATGAACATTTGATACACTACGCCACAGAATGTGGTGCTTTGTTATTGGATGGTCTTGGTGATGGTGTTTGTTTGGGCATGAACCAACATGCATATCAAACTTTTACTGATGAAAATAATTCTTTAACGGGCCGTCGCTACTCCTCACCCACCGGGGGAGGCAGGGAGGGGGCTGAACAATTCATCAACAACACTGCATTCAGTATTTTGCAGGCCACACGTACGCGCATTTCCAAAACAGAATATATCTCCTGCCCATCCTGCGGCCGCACGTTATTTGATCTGCAGGAGACCACTTCACTCATCCGTTCACGCACCAATCATTTAAAGGGTGTTAAGATCGCCATTATGGGCTGCATTGTAAATGGCCCCGGCGAAATGGCGGATGCAGATTTTGGTTATGTGGGCAGCGGCGTTGGCAAGATCACTTTATACCGCGGTAAAGAAATTGTAAAGCGCAATGTTGACAGCGCTATTGCCGTAGATGAACTTATTAATTTGCTGAAAGAAAATGAAGCGTGGATAGAGCCTGCTTAA
- a CDS encoding tetratricopeptide repeat protein, whose translation MAFKKNHIEKVYSLRLLHKASNDEVSDTTGDAFDYSSLLLKKYFTALLFMVLCNFQIVAAQKTNLIIKSGNEAYKKGDYKSAEKLYKEALTEDKNNLAAKFNLGNALLKQHNIAEAVQYFTQVSEAASDDAFKSKAFYNKGLTMVKAQQLPEAIDAFKQSLLLAPDDNDTRENLQKAIEELKKQQHSQPPPQQNQQKKPDPKKQQNKIPNKDVMEQKFDELSDKEKQLQKLLQKKSTTDQPEKDW comes from the coding sequence GTGGCATTTAAAAAAAATCATATTGAAAAAGTATATTCCCTGCGTTTGTTGCACAAAGCTTCGAACGATGAAGTGAGTGACACAACAGGCGATGCATTTGATTACAGCAGCTTGCTATTAAAAAAATATTTTACTGCTTTATTGTTTATGGTGTTATGTAATTTTCAAATTGTTGCTGCACAAAAAACAAACCTTATAATAAAATCTGGCAATGAAGCTTATAAGAAAGGTGATTACAAAAGCGCAGAAAAATTATACAAAGAAGCATTGACAGAAGATAAAAATAATCTGGCTGCCAAGTTCAATTTGGGAAATGCATTGCTTAAGCAACATAATATCGCAGAAGCCGTTCAATATTTTACACAGGTTTCAGAAGCTGCCAGCGACGATGCATTTAAATCAAAAGCATTTTATAATAAAGGCTTAACAATGGTAAAAGCGCAGCAACTGCCTGAGGCGATAGATGCTTTTAAACAATCTTTATTGTTGGCACCTGACGATAATGACACCAGGGAAAACCTGCAGAAAGCCATTGAAGAATTAAAGAAGCAGCAGCATAGCCAACCGCCGCCCCAACAAAATCAGCAGAAAAAACCTGACCCCAAAAAGCAGCAGAACAAAATACCCAATAAAGATGTTATGGAGCAGAAATTTGATGAACTGAGTGATAAAGAAAAACAATTACAAAAATTGCTGCAGAAAAAAAGCACTACTGATCAACCCGAAAAAGACTGGTAA
- the murA gene encoding UDP-N-acetylglucosamine 1-carboxyvinyltransferase has protein sequence MASFEVRGGKKLRGEIIPQGAKNEALQIISAVLLTPEKVTISNIPDIVDVNLLIELLIELGVKTERPTRHTCIFQADNVDVDFLGSEAFRKKSGRLRGSVMIAGPMLSRFKKAYIPKPGGDKIGRRRLDTHIIGFEKLGARFEYNEEHNYFQLVAPNLQGTYMLLDEPSVTGTANIVMAAVMAKGTTTIYNAACEPYLQQLCKMLNRMGAKISGVGSNLLTIEGVDYLGGTEHRMLPDMIEIGSFIGLAAMTQSEITIKNAGIEHLGIIPEKFQQLGIQMEFRGDDIYIPAQESYEISTYLDGGILTVSDHPWPGFTPDLLSIVLVVATQAVGSVLIHQKMFESRLFFTDKLIDMGAQIILCDPHRATVIGLARKNQLRGITMSSPDIRAGQALLIAALSAEGKSTIQNIEQIDRGYQYIDERLRKLGADIKRV, from the coding sequence ATGGCATCATTTGAAGTAAGAGGAGGCAAAAAACTGCGTGGTGAGATTATACCGCAAGGCGCCAAGAACGAAGCATTGCAAATCATTTCAGCAGTACTGCTTACGCCGGAAAAAGTTACCATCAGCAATATCCCCGATATAGTAGATGTAAACCTTCTCATTGAACTGCTGATTGAACTTGGCGTAAAAACGGAACGCCCAACAAGACATACCTGCATCTTCCAGGCAGACAATGTGGATGTTGATTTTCTTGGTTCAGAAGCTTTTAGAAAAAAGAGTGGCAGGCTACGCGGATCTGTAATGATCGCAGGTCCCATGCTTTCCCGTTTTAAAAAAGCGTACATACCAAAACCCGGTGGTGACAAGATTGGCAGAAGAAGATTAGATACACATATCATTGGTTTTGAAAAGCTCGGGGCTCGCTTCGAATACAATGAAGAGCATAATTATTTTCAACTGGTAGCCCCCAACCTGCAGGGTACTTATATGTTGCTGGATGAACCTTCTGTTACCGGCACTGCCAATATTGTAATGGCTGCGGTTATGGCAAAAGGCACCACCACTATTTATAATGCAGCCTGCGAACCTTATCTGCAGCAGCTTTGTAAAATGCTCAATCGTATGGGTGCAAAGATCAGCGGTGTGGGCAGTAATTTGTTAACGATCGAAGGCGTAGATTATCTTGGCGGCACAGAACACCGCATGTTACCGGATATGATCGAGATAGGCAGTTTTATAGGCCTTGCCGCCATGACGCAAAGTGAGATCACCATAAAAAATGCAGGCATAGAGCATCTCGGTATTATTCCGGAAAAATTTCAGCAACTTGGTATACAAATGGAATTTCGTGGTGATGATATTTATATTCCTGCACAGGAAAGTTATGAGATCAGTACTTACCTTGATGGCGGTATCTTAACGGTGTCTGATCATCCCTGGCCGGGCTTTACACCAGATTTGTTAAGTATTGTTTTGGTAGTGGCCACACAAGCGGTTGGAAGTGTGCTTATTCACCAGAAAATGTTTGAGAGCCGTTTATTCTTTACAGATAAACTTATTGACATGGGCGCTCAGATTATCCTCTGCGATCCGCACCGCGCCACGGTTATAGGGCTTGCAAGAAAAAATCAATTGCGTGGCATCACCATGAGCAGTCCCGATATACGTGCAGGCCAGGCATTGCTCATTGCCGCATTAAGTGCAGAAGGTAAAAGCACTATTCAGAACATTGAACAGATAGACCGCGGTTATCAATATATTGATGAACGTTTGCGAAAGCTTGGTGCAGATATAAAGCGTGTATAA
- a CDS encoding iron chaperone, whose protein sequence is MLKPASVDEYIKGFPVETQKKLAQIRNAVKKLSPTAEEVISYGMPAFKLNGMLVFYAGYEKHIGFYPTPSGIAAFKKELSVYKNAKGSVQFPLDKPLPMTLINNIIKFRIAKNLETAKTKKK, encoded by the coding sequence ATGCTAAAGCCTGCAAGCGTTGATGAATATATAAAAGGTTTCCCGGTAGAAACACAAAAGAAATTAGCGCAAATCCGTAACGCCGTTAAAAAACTTTCACCAACAGCCGAAGAAGTGATCAGCTATGGAATGCCTGCATTCAAGTTAAATGGAATGTTGGTATTTTATGCAGGCTATGAAAAGCATATTGGATTCTATCCGACACCTTCAGGAATAGCAGCTTTTAAAAAAGAACTCTCTGTTTATAAGAATGCAAAAGGCTCTGTTCAGTTTCCACTTGATAAACCACTACCAATGACACTTATCAATAACATAATTAAATTCAGAATCGCAAAGAACTTAGAAACTGCAAAGACAAAAAAGAAATAA
- a CDS encoding SusC/RagA family TonB-linked outer membrane protein → MRMRILLLLGLLMSIAGFGQQTRTVSGKVTDLKDGAPLAGVTVKAKGQSQVVTTQVDGTFTINVSSSTTALEFSYVGYGDLEVPVSDKMAVVMSASEKSLNEVVVVGYGTATKKNVSGSISKIAGKDVSNFPAPSFESALQGKAPGVVVESGSGKVGQGIKIRIRGTSSISASSQPLYVVDGLPVTSTSQSDPNNEATNPLADINPNDIESVEVLKDASAAAIYGARAANGVVLITTKKGRNSQKTNIELNVTHSWSNPTRKRSFLDAKQYVSLFDQAIISDATYDFTNGLSGYDNLDDAIADYRDVYYPTYGISLDDYALGLDYRNGAVNTDWQSLLYNKNAPSRQVDLSASGGSDKTRFFVSGFYNDQEAIVINNKFSRYGGRFNLEHNATSKLTLGMNLAISRSELKRVSNDNAFSTPGQLVAQLPISPVYDPNTGKLNGHTLYANGLFDAQFNSDNQVTFRTLGNVFANYNIIPSLSFRSEFGTDILNLVQESFNGKETQDGAGIGRGGYINTQNVNINTNNYFTFTPKTGDNNKINAVLGMSYLEGNVKQAFVNGEDYPSDAIKNLSAATNITFGTSTASRFTFLSYFLRGTYSFKDKYLFSGSVRTDASSRFGANNRYGWFPAASVGWVISEEKFMENIAAISFLKLRGSYGLTGNAEIGESNFLALYGISNYPGFPGYVPLQLANPDLKWEKTAQADVGLEFALLKNRISGEVDYYSKKTSDLLLAVNVPATTGYTTILQNLGNMDNKGWEFSLTGRIFDGAFKWTSSINAAYNKNTVKNIKGQIIQGGGGLQRAVEGQPIGVFFMQKFVGVDPETGDALYADADGKPTSDYSAAERMVVGKANPDWTGGFSNTFSYKGFDLNALFNFVSGNNIYNAGAIYMSDGFYNGFDNQTTDILNAWKKPGDITNIPRIGYFYGSGNRNSSQWLYDGSYIRLRTVSLGYTLPKSVINTLKITSARIYVAGLNLWTSTNYAGDPEVNTQTLGNIGGGQDFYTIPQPKTITVGVNVRF, encoded by the coding sequence ATGAGAATGAGAATTTTATTGTTGCTTGGCCTGCTTATGAGTATTGCAGGGTTTGGCCAGCAAACCCGTACTGTGAGCGGAAAAGTTACAGACCTTAAAGATGGCGCACCTTTAGCGGGTGTTACAGTAAAAGCAAAAGGACAATCGCAGGTTGTAACAACACAGGTGGATGGAACATTTACGATTAATGTTTCATCTTCAACTACTGCACTTGAGTTTTCATACGTTGGGTATGGCGATCTTGAAGTGCCTGTATCAGATAAAATGGCAGTAGTAATGTCTGCATCAGAAAAGAGCCTGAATGAAGTAGTGGTAGTGGGTTATGGTACTGCTACAAAGAAAAATGTATCTGGTTCTATTTCCAAAATTGCCGGTAAGGATGTTTCTAATTTTCCTGCTCCAAGTTTTGAATCTGCATTACAAGGCAAAGCGCCGGGTGTTGTAGTGGAATCAGGAAGTGGTAAAGTGGGGCAGGGTATTAAGATACGCATACGCGGTACATCTTCTATAAGTGCCAGCAGCCAGCCGCTTTATGTGGTGGATGGATTGCCTGTTACGTCTACTTCTCAATCTGATCCCAATAATGAAGCGACCAATCCATTGGCAGACATTAACCCCAACGATATTGAATCTGTTGAAGTTTTGAAAGATGCATCTGCAGCAGCTATCTATGGGGCACGTGCTGCAAATGGTGTTGTTTTGATCACTACTAAAAAGGGCAGGAACAGCCAGAAAACAAATATTGAACTCAATGTTACACATAGCTGGAGCAACCCCACCAGGAAAAGAAGTTTTCTTGATGCCAAACAATATGTAAGTCTTTTTGACCAGGCTATAATCAGCGATGCCACATACGATTTCACAAATGGTTTATCCGGTTATGATAATCTTGATGATGCCATTGCAGATTACCGCGACGTTTATTATCCCACTTATGGTATTTCGTTAGATGATTATGCATTAGGACTTGATTATCGTAACGGTGCAGTAAACACAGACTGGCAAAGTTTGTTATACAACAAAAATGCTCCTTCAAGGCAAGTTGATCTTTCAGCTTCCGGGGGCTCGGACAAAACAAGATTTTTTGTTTCCGGTTTTTATAATGACCAGGAAGCTATTGTGATCAATAATAAATTCAGCCGTTATGGTGGCAGGTTTAACCTTGAGCATAATGCAACATCCAAACTTACGCTCGGCATGAATTTGGCCATAAGCCGTTCTGAATTAAAAAGGGTAAGTAATGATAATGCATTTTCTACACCAGGTCAATTGGTTGCACAACTGCCAATCTCTCCTGTTTATGATCCCAATACTGGTAAGCTTAATGGTCACACATTATATGCAAATGGATTATTCGATGCACAATTCAACAGTGATAACCAGGTAACATTTAGAACGCTTGGAAATGTTTTTGCCAACTACAATATTATACCTTCTTTATCTTTTCGTTCAGAGTTTGGAACAGATATATTAAACCTGGTGCAGGAATCTTTTAATGGTAAAGAAACGCAGGATGGTGCAGGTATAGGAAGAGGCGGATATATCAATACACAGAATGTAAACATTAACACCAACAACTATTTTACATTTACTCCAAAGACAGGAGATAATAATAAGATAAATGCAGTACTGGGTATGAGTTATCTCGAGGGAAATGTAAAGCAGGCTTTTGTAAATGGTGAAGATTATCCTTCAGATGCTATAAAGAATCTCTCTGCTGCTACCAATATTACTTTTGGTACATCCACAGCAAGCCGTTTTACATTCCTGTCTTATTTTTTGCGTGGCACATATTCCTTTAAAGACAAATACCTGTTTAGCGGAAGTGTAAGAACTGACGCGTCATCACGTTTTGGTGCCAATAACAGGTATGGCTGGTTTCCTGCCGCTTCTGTAGGCTGGGTAATTTCTGAAGAGAAATTTATGGAGAATATTGCAGCTATTAGCTTTCTTAAATTAAGAGGTAGCTACGGTTTAACAGGTAACGCAGAAATAGGGGAAAGTAATTTTCTTGCATTATATGGCATCTCAAACTACCCGGGCTTTCCAGGTTATGTGCCCTTGCAGTTAGCAAATCCTGATCTTAAATGGGAGAAAACAGCACAGGCAGATGTGGGCCTTGAATTCGCTCTTTTAAAGAACCGCATATCAGGAGAAGTTGATTATTATAGTAAAAAAACCAGCGATCTTTTATTAGCTGTTAATGTACCCGCTACAACAGGTTACACCACCATTTTACAGAATCTTGGTAACATGGATAATAAAGGCTGGGAATTTTCATTGACCGGAAGAATTTTTGACGGTGCATTTAAATGGACATCCAGCATTAACGCAGCGTATAATAAGAATACCGTTAAGAATATCAAAGGACAAATTATACAAGGCGGTGGTGGTTTGCAAAGAGCTGTTGAAGGCCAGCCTATTGGTGTATTTTTTATGCAAAAATTCGTAGGCGTTGATCCTGAAACCGGTGATGCACTTTATGCAGATGCTGATGGCAAACCAACGAGTGATTATTCAGCAGCAGAAAGAATGGTTGTAGGTAAGGCAAATCCCGATTGGACCGGTGGTTTCAGTAATACATTTTCTTACAAAGGATTCGATCTGAATGCGCTGTTCAATTTTGTAAGTGGCAATAACATATATAATGCAGGAGCCATTTATATGTCAGATGGTTTTTATAATGGTTTCGATAATCAAACAACGGATATCTTAAATGCATGGAAGAAACCTGGCGATATCACCAATATTCCAAGAATTGGCTACTTCTATGGTTCAGGTAACCGCAATTCTTCACAATGGCTATACGATGGTTCTTATATTAGATTAAGAACTGTATCACTTGGCTATACGTTGCCTAAATCTGTTATTAACACATTAAAGATCACTTCTGCAAGAATATATGTTGCAGGACTTAATTTATGGACATCCACCAACTATGCAGGCGATCCCGAAGTAAATACGCAAACACTCGGCAATATTGGCGGCGGACAGGATTTCTATACCATACCCCAACCAAAAACTATAACAGTTGGTGTTAATGTCAGATTCTGA
- a CDS encoding RagB/SusD family nutrient uptake outer membrane protein: protein MKKLKYISLSLVTATLLFACNKKLDVLPQNNVTPEQITTSADVVALMLGGYGQLQNPNAFGERYLLIADLLASQDQEDFIGTFTNYGEIQSKTQIDDNSIASGIWINAYATINSMNTVLDKISIVDEDIRPAIQAEARFIRGIVYFELINFYAQPYSAGNTTAANSGVPLILQPTYAYDSTVKPSRATTEEVYQQVLDDLKAAADALPTSADAGRATKYSAEAFLSRVYMQMADYQSAAEMADDVITNGGFTLLSDYSKCFNISSGYSPEDIFGILQSSQSNAGTTNNGLPTFYSAYPVGRGDVIINNNYFSYFEEQDARATVGAGGTASEFNYPGDGISGGGIYTGKFKEIYRTIPVVRLAEMYLTRGEANKRKGGAPVGGVNPLDDINIVRERSFASDLDAVSADDFVDERFRELGFEGDRVWTLKRLQLDIDGLPYNDPKLVLPIPQREVDVNKNLVQNEGY from the coding sequence ATGAAAAAGCTAAAATATATTTCCTTATCGCTTGTTACAGCAACACTCCTGTTTGCATGTAATAAAAAGCTTGATGTATTGCCACAAAACAATGTAACACCAGAGCAAATAACGACCTCCGCAGATGTGGTAGCACTAATGTTAGGCGGTTATGGCCAATTGCAAAACCCGAACGCTTTTGGGGAACGTTATCTTTTAATTGCTGATCTTCTTGCATCACAGGACCAGGAAGATTTTATAGGCACCTTTACCAATTACGGAGAGATACAATCGAAGACACAGATCGATGACAATTCTATTGCTTCCGGCATCTGGATCAATGCATATGCTACTATCAATAGCATGAATACTGTTCTGGATAAAATAAGTATTGTTGATGAAGACATCCGCCCTGCAATCCAGGCGGAGGCAAGATTTATAAGAGGCATTGTTTATTTTGAACTCATAAACTTTTATGCGCAGCCCTATTCAGCAGGTAATACAACCGCTGCTAATTCAGGTGTACCACTTATTCTGCAGCCAACGTATGCTTATGATTCCACTGTTAAACCTTCCAGGGCCACAACAGAAGAAGTTTACCAGCAGGTATTGGATGACTTAAAAGCAGCAGCTGATGCATTGCCCACCAGTGCAGATGCAGGCCGTGCTACAAAATATTCAGCTGAAGCTTTTCTTTCAAGGGTTTATATGCAGATGGCCGATTACCAGTCTGCAGCAGAAATGGCTGATGATGTTATTACCAATGGTGGTTTTACATTGCTGAGCGATTACAGCAAATGTTTCAATATCAGTTCCGGTTATTCTCCCGAAGATATTTTTGGTATACTGCAATCTTCACAAAGCAATGCGGGCACTACCAATAATGGCTTGCCAACTTTTTATTCAGCCTATCCGGTTGGACGCGGCGATGTGATTATAAACAATAACTATTTCTCCTATTTTGAAGAGCAGGATGCAAGAGCAACAGTGGGTGCCGGAGGCACTGCATCTGAATTTAATTATCCCGGCGATGGTATAAGTGGTGGTGGTATTTATACAGGAAAATTCAAAGAAATATACAGAACCATTCCTGTTGTAAGACTTGCGGAAATGTATCTGACAAGAGGTGAAGCAAACAAAAGAAAAGGCGGCGCACCTGTTGGCGGCGTTAATCCTTTGGATGATATTAATATTGTAAGAGAACGTTCTTTTGCATCGGACCTTGATGCAGTAAGTGCTGATGATTTTGTTGATGAACGTTTCCGCGAACTTGGTTTTGAAGGAGACAGGGTTTGGACACTTAAACGTTTACAGCTCGATATAGATGGTCTTCCTTACAACGATCCCAAACTGGTATTACCTATACCGCAAAGAGAGGTTGATGTAAATAAAAACCTTGTGCAGAACGAAGGTTATTAA
- a CDS encoding T9SS type A sorting domain-containing protein, with translation MKRLLLAAFLFAFIVKSEAQTAKVDTIVTEKWTGTAWQDSGRTVSTYDANCHLTTLLQQLWNTGSSAWVNSFQINFTYASGDYVSEAITQQWNKNNSTWKNVSRSTYTYDGSFKILTITIDLWLSNTWQTSAISTYSYNTNGYVDSILTQSALIILQNTSLVTYTYNSDNTPSVVLNQTWDGVSAWVNASRTTYTYNGDKTVHQTVIETWSGSAWENEERITYTYNGSAKVLTETTENWDTGTSTWVNSELTTNTYNGNGDLATALHQSWNTGTSAWDNETRDTYTYSTSCTLPLTLLNFTASRNNNVISLTWQTSNEVNTSHFNIQRSADGVNFTTAGNVTAKGNSALTNNYSFTDDAKKINGDKVYYRLQMVDKDGKYTFSKIVPITLLVYTGNIKTYPNPVKDQLYILFNAQNAGKATLRISDASGKIVHAETISTSVTALGVNVSRLGKGVYYVQLITDKGTQRTQFVKQ, from the coding sequence ATGAAACGATTATTACTTGCCGCTTTTTTATTTGCATTTATAGTAAAAAGCGAGGCACAAACTGCAAAAGTTGATACAATTGTTACTGAGAAATGGACTGGCACTGCATGGCAGGACAGTGGCAGGACAGTAAGTACTTATGATGCAAATTGCCATTTAACAACACTTCTTCAGCAGCTATGGAATACAGGCTCATCCGCATGGGTGAATTCTTTTCAAATAAATTTTACTTACGCCAGTGGTGACTATGTTAGCGAAGCAATAACCCAACAATGGAACAAAAACAACAGCACGTGGAAAAATGTTTCAAGAAGTACATATACCTACGATGGCTCATTTAAAATATTAACGATAACAATCGACCTATGGCTGTCAAATACATGGCAAACATCAGCAATATCTACTTATTCTTATAACACAAATGGCTATGTTGATTCTATATTAACACAATCAGCGCTTATTATTTTACAAAACACGTCACTTGTTACTTACACCTATAACAGTGATAATACACCCAGTGTAGTATTAAATCAAACATGGGATGGCGTTTCAGCATGGGTTAATGCATCGAGAACTACTTATACTTACAATGGAGATAAAACAGTACATCAAACAGTAATAGAGACATGGTCTGGTTCAGCATGGGAAAACGAAGAAAGAATTACCTACACCTATAATGGATCGGCAAAAGTGCTGACAGAAACCACCGAAAACTGGGACACCGGTACCAGTACATGGGTAAACTCAGAACTCACCACCAACACGTACAATGGCAACGGCGATCTTGCAACTGCATTACATCAGTCATGGAATACCGGCACCAGTGCATGGGATAATGAAACGCGTGATACTTATACATACAGCACTTCCTGCACCCTCCCACTTACGCTACTCAACTTTACTGCCAGCAGGAACAACAATGTTATTTCATTAACATGGCAAACAAGCAATGAAGTAAACACATCGCACTTCAATATTCAGCGCAGTGCAGATGGTGTAAACTTTACCACTGCAGGAAATGTAACCGCCAAAGGCAACAGCGCACTTACGAATAATTACAGCTTTACAGATGATGCCAAAAAAATAAATGGTGATAAAGTTTATTACCGTTTACAGATGGTTGATAAAGATGGCAAGTACACTTTCTCAAAGATTGTTCCGATAACGCTGCTGGTTTATACAGGCAATATTAAAACTTACCCCAACCCGGTAAAAGACCAGTTGTATATTTTATTTAATGCACAGAATGCAGGCAAAGCAACACTGCGCATTTCAGATGCAAGTGGCAAAATAGTGCATGCAGAAACAATTAGCACAAGTGTTACAGCTTTAGGTGTAAATGTATCCCGCCTTGGTAAGGGCGTTTACTATGTGCAGCTAATTACAGATAAAGG